One Nicotiana tabacum cultivar K326 chromosome 23, ASM71507v2, whole genome shotgun sequence genomic window, AACAAGAAATTTCAAAAGGTAAGATTATTATTGTTGATCTATACCTATCTTCTTCTTGTGCTCTTTTTTATTAGGTTGATGTATAGTTTTTCTATGCAGCCAGTTGAGTTCCACGTCTAAATCTTTTTGCATAATCCCTGCCTGCTTCAAATAAAGCCAAGCTAAGTCTAAGCAAGTTACTATTCCTCCCCATGTGAAACAGTATTTTCAACTCTTTcgtttttctctttttggttcCCAGAACTATTACGTCTTTTGGCCTTATCTAATGACTGTGGATAAGGACCCAAGATTATAATGAACTACTAGcaagtcaagtatgagcatccAATTTATCTTCTACTGCTTTTTCGTGTATCAGCTAGGATTAATCTGATCAGTTAGTTCTGAATATGGAGCCACCTTATGTACTAATGTATTAGTATTAATTTGGACTAGCATATACCTATACATGGATGAATAATTATAACAACTAAATAAATAGGACAATGTAAAGTACACTAACCACTTCCTGTTGCAGCTGCTGTGTTTGTCGGAAAGCTGCATCCCTTTCATCTCTGGCACGCTGCAATGCTTGACTCTATATCAAAGCGAAAGCATATAGTATGGTATCAAACTTGGGACTAAGATAAAATTCTCTATCTCATGTATAAACTTGGGATTATGATTACAGATAATTCTTTTCTACCTACATGATGTGCAAGACTGGCTAAAAGTTTTAATGAGAGAACAAAAGTCTCCATATGATTAGAAGCAAAAACCGTTTGAAAGTCGCGGAATATTTGTTCGCCCAGAATATCGATTAGGGAGCTTTACACCTATCAGTAACAAAAGCTAAATGGGAAGTACTTTGTCGACAAATTGACCACCAAATTCAACATCTAGAGTTACGGTTCTCTTTTCCAAACTGGAGAAGTAGAACCATCTATTTTGAAAAGCTTCATCTAGCATTAACTGGGGATACAAAGCAACATGGTTCTGAAAAGTTACTCCAAAATGGTATATGGCCCATGAATTGACCAGGTTCTATGGGGATGTGTGAAAAGATCAAAGCAGGTCATGTTGAATTTCAAGTGACTGATGGGTGAGAAGATCAAAGCAGGTCATGTTGAATTTCAAGTGACTGATGGGTCTAGACAACTTTCCCAAAAAGAAATCctgtttgaaaataataatagcaATTGCTCCTTTTTTTCGGGATTTGTCTTACATGGAAACCTCCATATAGGGTCACACAATAAGGATATTCCATTCTAAATTAATTCTCCTCAAGTAGTTCCAATGGAGCAGGGAGAACGAGTATCTCCACCACCAAGGAAAAAAGTGCTCGCAATCATGTTTTCACAAAGACCAATAACAAACTTATCCAAAAAAAATTCATCAATGTTTTTTGTTATCCTTGACGTCCTAATAGTCAAGTAAACCTTATACCACCCTATTTCCTCTATCAGGTCCCACGAACTCCTTTGATTCCCATTCTTCTCAAGGGAGGGAAATAGCCATTGACATAAAcggctatttatgaaataaaagtagTAGTATCTTCTATTTCTTAATGGTTAAACATTTCTTCTTCGGATTTGTTATGAGCAAAGAAGACGATCAGGTGAGATGAGATGGGTACATATCTGCTCTTTGACAACCATTTTATCCTCAAAAAGCAGAAGAATAATCATAGACTGTCCTCtcttcaattcttttttttttttttttgccattcACCGGTTTCATCCAGAAAAATATCTTTAACCCCCCGTCACAAACTAAAGCAACAACCTAAAGCACctaatcaccccccccccccaaaacccccctccaaaaccccaaaatcTAGAGACAGCCAGACATTCAAAATGAACATCCACAGGAAAGTAGAAAGAGTACTGGCTTTATGAAATCTAGCAACACGTGGCTCTCACATATaggaaagggaaaagggaaaaaataaagatgacaagttataaatgacacagACTTGCTCAAAATCTCCAGGAGTTTTTAGAGAAACTTTATGTCATTATATACCAAGAAATAAGCAGCATAACTtttagaagaagaaaacaaggaCATGAAAATAAACTAGACTGTGAGCTTGAATTTAGAACTTACAGAGTTGACATCAGAACTTTGTTTAAACGCATCTTCAGAATGTCCAGGAGACGAGTGAGGAGAGATGTAAACAACCCTAAGCTTGCACTCTTCTACAGTTCTTCCACTATCCTTATTAAACTGGATTCAGAAATGTCCATCAATAGCATaaagtgaaaaaaagaaagataacaaACATTCTCTCTTTAAGCATAATACAGAAAGCCATCCAAATTCTTACAGTATCGGGAGAAAGTTCGTCAGAATCATTATTCACAACAGTACTCTGTAGGAGGAACTTGTCCTTGCATTGCATATCTGGAGGGTACTCTTTTTGAGCTTGAAGGGTGACTAGAGACATTACAAAGTTAAGAACAACATAGGATGTAAACCAACCACTAAAACGATGTCATTTCATTTTTCTTGATAAATGAAACCATAAAAGGATGTCAGGATGGACAACAAACTGCATGGAATACTGAGATGTTACAAGATGAAAATCGTGAGTACGATGAGATGCACCAAATGGATATCCAACTGCATAGGCATACTCGTAGTAAATAAAGACATCACATTAGATTTCCACGTTACAGATGACAAATGGCCAAATTGTAAAAACAATTGTCAAAGAATACCTGTTCTAGGATTTTTTTTTAGTATATGATTAGTATAATACCCCTGTTCCTAGACTCTCATCATATAAGAAGGATGTAAAAATCATGGCAAATAAAGGGTAGTATCTGCCATGACAAACAATTAACAGGAAAGAAGATTGTGCTATGCCGAAACAAATCACTGTAAGCCATTAAAGTATTCCTAGTCAGAATTTTGAAAGACAAATTTATCCTAGCTGAGTTTATCCAATCAGCAAGGGAGTAAGCTAATCCAAGCCAATATTTGAACAATTTGTGCGTACATTTGCTATATACCAAGATATCAACAACTGTTCTTATTTATATTTGCCCAAATATTCTGCTACAACGTTCAAAGCTAACTGCGCTATAACATATTAAGGTGCTTTTAATAGAACTTCAGGATTCAGAGTGGCACCTCGTATAAAACATGAATCCCAGGGATGTATGATACCCGTGTTTGGCCGAACAAAGTACTTTTTAGGAGAAGTAGTTTTCACCTAACAAAGAAAATGATACAGGACATACCTAGATATGAGTTGTAATAGTCATTAA contains:
- the LOC107787792 gene encoding vesicle-associated protein 2-1, whose product is MSLDSCGWANDILRWAQTDKIELEKQSYCDLKVTNSTEHCVAFKVKTTSPKKYFVRPNTGIIHPWDSCFIRVTLQAQKEYPPDMQCKDKFLLQSTVVNNDSDELSPDTFNKDSGRTVEECKLRVVYISPHSSPGHSEDAFKQSSDVNSSQALQRARDERDAAFRQTQQLQQEVEVLKRRRTRRGDAGFSLKFALVVGVIGIMVGFLFKLLMSSPSTE